In the genome of Methylophaga nitratireducenticrescens, one region contains:
- a CDS encoding TonB-dependent receptor, whose translation MPTLRKLPILMALASLNIALPAHAQEEEDFSLDELVVTGTRSGTPILDLAGNTGRISEEEIDLVRPDHITEIVNRVSGVNIQRGNGQEHLTSIRSPVLTGGAGAGSFLFLEDGIPLRAAGFANVNGLFEVNYEQAGGIEIVRGPGSALYGSNAVHGLINVLSRAPSLDLEREIDLSIGPHDLYQMKGTVSDTIGQHGYRLSVNGTTDGGYVSDSGYDQQKVSFRHDYYGDIDSFKTLFSHTNLNQETAGYITGFKAYEDESRSRTNPNPEAYRDAKATRLSTEWERQLTDTSTFRLTPYLRHTEMEFLMHFLPGQPVENNKHSSVGLLAAYTKDLDGGHKVIFGTDFEYTEGELSEVQFNPNPFGSNNFLPGVHYDYEVDATVLAPYIHSEWQVLDKTRVTAGVRYEYTKYDYTNNANSRTYGDRYLRPDSGKDTFSNLSPKLGLVQELSDDTAAFINYARGNRAPQTTDLYRAQIGPSRTGEADSESIDSIEIGVRKVGEGLQYEIAAYHMKKDDYFFTDTNNENVPNGKTNHTGLELGVFYPFNELFDIGVNATFAKHEYDFNKPGNEVNIEKGDYLVTAPKRMGNIRLGWNVTPDTRAELEWVHMSEYYITDGNDKKYDGHDVFNLRASHDVTNNLTLYGKVHNLFNTEYAERADFGGGGGGDYRYFVGEKRYLHVGASYSF comes from the coding sequence ATGCCAACCTTACGCAAATTGCCCATTCTAATGGCCTTGGCCAGTTTAAATATAGCCTTACCAGCTCATGCACAGGAAGAAGAGGATTTCTCTCTGGACGAGCTGGTTGTTACCGGCACCCGCTCGGGAACACCAATATTGGATTTAGCGGGTAATACCGGCAGAATTTCAGAAGAAGAAATCGATCTGGTGCGCCCGGATCACATCACCGAAATCGTCAATCGTGTCAGTGGTGTCAATATTCAGCGCGGTAATGGTCAGGAGCATCTGACGTCTATTCGTTCGCCAGTGTTAACCGGTGGTGCTGGTGCCGGGTCATTTCTGTTTCTGGAAGATGGTATTCCATTACGCGCAGCGGGCTTTGCTAACGTAAATGGTCTGTTTGAAGTTAACTATGAACAGGCTGGTGGAATTGAAATAGTGCGTGGTCCGGGCAGTGCTTTGTATGGTTCTAATGCCGTCCACGGCTTAATCAATGTATTGAGTCGCGCCCCCTCTCTGGATCTTGAGCGAGAAATTGATCTTTCCATTGGGCCACACGATTTATATCAAATGAAAGGTACAGTGAGCGATACCATTGGACAACATGGTTACCGCCTAAGCGTAAATGGAACAACTGACGGCGGGTATGTCAGTGACTCGGGCTACGATCAGCAAAAAGTCAGCTTCCGTCATGATTATTATGGCGATATCGACAGCTTTAAAACCTTATTCAGTCATACCAATCTTAATCAGGAAACCGCTGGCTATATCACTGGGTTTAAGGCTTATGAAGATGAAAGTCGCTCGCGTACCAATCCCAATCCAGAAGCCTATCGTGATGCTAAAGCGACTCGTTTATCCACCGAGTGGGAGCGTCAGTTAACAGATACCTCCACTTTTAGATTGACGCCTTACCTGCGTCATACCGAAATGGAATTTTTAATGCATTTTCTGCCTGGGCAACCGGTTGAGAATAACAAGCACAGTAGTGTGGGACTTTTAGCTGCTTATACCAAGGATCTGGATGGTGGTCACAAAGTTATTTTTGGGACTGATTTTGAATATACGGAAGGCGAGTTATCAGAAGTACAGTTCAATCCAAACCCATTTGGGAGCAATAATTTCCTCCCGGGTGTTCATTATGATTATGAGGTGGATGCAACCGTGCTGGCACCCTATATTCATAGCGAATGGCAGGTATTGGACAAAACCCGTGTAACTGCTGGCGTCCGATACGAATACACCAAATACGATTACACAAATAACGCGAATTCACGGACGTATGGTGATCGATACTTGAGACCTGACAGCGGCAAAGACACCTTTAGTAACCTAAGTCCTAAACTTGGCTTGGTGCAAGAGTTGTCTGATGATACAGCAGCATTTATTAATTATGCCCGTGGTAACCGCGCACCACAGACTACCGATTTGTACCGTGCTCAGATTGGGCCTTCGCGTACCGGTGAAGCTGATTCAGAGTCTATTGATAGCATTGAGATCGGGGTTCGTAAGGTGGGTGAGGGCTTGCAGTATGAGATAGCTGCATATCATATGAAGAAAGATGACTATTTCTTTACTGACACAAACAACGAAAATGTTCCCAATGGTAAAACAAACCATACAGGCCTAGAGCTTGGCGTATTTTACCCTTTCAACGAATTGTTCGATATTGGTGTCAATGCCACATTCGCCAAGCATGAATATGACTTTAATAAGCCGGGTAATGAAGTCAATATCGAGAAAGGCGACTATTTAGTGACTGCGCCTAAAAGAATGGGGAATATTCGACTGGGTTGGAATGTAACCCCAGACACTCGTGCTGAACTAGAGTGGGTGCATATGAGTGAATATTACATCACTGATGGCAATGACAAGAAGTACGACGGCCACGATGTGTTTAACTTACGGGCGTCCCATGATGTCACCAATAACCTGACGCTTTACGGAAAAGTACACAACCTGTTTAACACGGAATACGCTGAACGCGCTGATTTTGGTGGCGGTGGTGGTGGCGATTATCGCTATTTTGTCGGTGAAAAACGTTATCTGCATGTCGGAGCAAGTTACTCTTTCTAA
- a CDS encoding DnaJ C-terminal domain-containing protein, which produces MEYKDYYKILGVSRTATPEEIKKAYRTLARKYHPDVSKEVNAEEKFKEVGEAYEVLRDTEKRAQYDQFGGQFRHGQSFSPPPGWEENVGGFGQGNFSSFFENMFGGMGGMGGGQQDNFFARGEDVNAKITISLEDAFNGANKSIRRPAGATQTGTVNVKIPAGIEPGKKIRLSGQGKAGMSGKPGDLYLEIQIAPHSLYRLEGKDVYLDLPIAPWEAALGAKITAPTLAGKISLNIPAGTRSGQKMRLKGRGLPAKTPGDQFVVLQIMTPPATTAEAKKFYQQMAEKLPFNPRENIE; this is translated from the coding sequence ATGGAATACAAAGACTATTACAAAATCCTTGGCGTAAGCCGGACAGCAACACCAGAGGAGATAAAAAAAGCCTATCGCACACTGGCGAGGAAATATCACCCTGATGTCAGCAAAGAGGTGAATGCCGAAGAAAAGTTCAAAGAAGTCGGTGAGGCTTATGAGGTGCTGCGCGATACAGAAAAGCGGGCTCAATATGACCAGTTTGGTGGACAGTTCCGTCATGGTCAATCGTTTTCTCCACCTCCAGGCTGGGAAGAAAATGTCGGTGGCTTTGGTCAGGGCAATTTCAGCAGCTTTTTCGAAAACATGTTTGGTGGCATGGGCGGAATGGGCGGCGGTCAACAGGATAACTTTTTCGCCCGAGGCGAGGATGTAAACGCCAAAATTACTATTTCACTCGAAGATGCGTTTAACGGTGCGAATAAGTCCATTCGTCGTCCTGCCGGTGCCACGCAAACAGGTACCGTTAACGTCAAGATCCCTGCCGGCATCGAACCGGGTAAAAAAATCCGTTTAAGCGGACAAGGTAAAGCTGGAATGAGTGGTAAACCGGGAGACTTATATCTGGAAATACAGATTGCCCCACATTCGCTTTATCGGTTGGAAGGTAAGGATGTCTACCTGGATTTGCCAATTGCGCCATGGGAGGCAGCATTAGGTGCCAAAATTACCGCGCCAACTTTAGCTGGAAAAATCAGTCTGAATATCCCGGCGGGTACTCGAAGTGGTCAAAAAATGCGTTTGAAAGGTCGAGGGCTTCCTGCTAAAACGCCTGGTGATCAATTTGTTGTTTTACAGATAATGACACCTCCGGCCACAACTGCCGAGGCGAAAAAGTTTTATCAGCAAATGGCTGAAAAACTTCCGTTTAATCCAAGAGAGAACATTGAATAA